A window of the Synechococcus sp. LTW-R genome harbors these coding sequences:
- a CDS encoding DUF368 domain-containing protein yields MAEQTPAAPQRWPYVLGCGFAMGAADVVPGVSGGTMAFILGIYGTLLEAVSGFDFELLGLLRRGAWAEAAARVHLGFLVPLLAGLLGAVLVLVRPITWLYVNQPALLFAFFFGLIVGSIVLIARHAHWGAAGLVAMAAGVAAALLLVTRTPVTMPHDPFTIFWSGAVAIMAMVLPGVSGSFLLLVLGQYQHVMEGVKALDLATLLPFALGCATGLLLFVRLLSWLLKRWHGQTVALLMGFMAGSLWKIWPFRTVLESTTNAKGKLIVLRDALAAPPSASALAVSLLLMGLGVLLVLGLERVQQRMGAAEMGG; encoded by the coding sequence ATGGCCGAGCAGACTCCGGCGGCGCCCCAGCGCTGGCCCTACGTCCTGGGATGTGGCTTCGCCATGGGTGCGGCCGACGTCGTCCCGGGGGTGTCCGGTGGCACGATGGCCTTCATCCTCGGCATCTACGGCACCCTGCTGGAGGCCGTTTCCGGCTTTGACTTCGAGCTCCTCGGCCTCCTGCGCCGCGGCGCCTGGGCCGAAGCGGCGGCACGGGTGCACTTGGGCTTCTTGGTGCCGCTGTTGGCCGGTCTCTTGGGGGCCGTGCTGGTGCTCGTGCGCCCGATCACCTGGCTCTATGTGAACCAGCCGGCCCTGCTCTTTGCCTTTTTCTTTGGTCTGATCGTCGGCTCGATCGTGCTGATCGCCCGCCACGCCCACTGGGGGGCCGCTGGCCTGGTGGCGATGGCGGCGGGTGTGGCGGCGGCGCTGCTGCTGGTGACCCGCACGCCGGTGACGATGCCCCACGACCCCTTCACAATCTTCTGGAGCGGGGCCGTGGCGATCATGGCGATGGTCCTTCCGGGCGTGTCCGGCTCCTTCCTGCTCCTGGTGCTCGGGCAGTACCAGCACGTGATGGAGGGGGTGAAGGCCCTGGATCTGGCCACCTTGCTGCCCTTCGCCCTGGGCTGTGCGACGGGTCTGCTGCTGTTCGTGCGTTTGCTGAGCTGGCTGCTGAAGCGTTGGCACGGCCAGACCGTCGCCCTGCTGATGGGCTTCATGGCCGGTTCGCTTTGGAAGATCTGGCCCTTCCGCACCGTGCTGGAGAGCACCACGAATGCCAAGGGCAAGCTGATCGTTCTCCGGGATGCCCTGGCGGCGCCCCCCAGTGCTTCGGCCTTGGCCGTGTCCCTGTTGTTGATGGGCCTTGGGGTGCTGCTGGTGTTGGGTCTTGAGCGGGTGCAGCAGCGCATGGGCGCTGCGGAAATGGGCGGCTGA
- a CDS encoding sodium-dependent transporter: MTSGDRGHPPEQWGSSLGFVLAAAGSAVGLGNLWGFAYRASQGGGAAFVVLYLLIVAVVCLPVLVAEMVLGRSTGHAPLLAPITAGGRRWAPLGWLFMAAAIGILSYYAVLMGWTGRSLIHALSAPLPADIPAAERFFAGISSGGDAVLGHLISLALTGVVVAAGIKAGIERLTRWAMPLLFLLLLALVIWAAFLPGAHEGYNGFLLRWDASKLTDLTTIRNAFTQAFFSIGTGIGAILAYSTYLNRRSGIPGEAVAVVGMDTAVGLMAGCITFPLVASFGLVDVVSSSTVGTLFISLPTGLASLGGAGRVVAALFFLLAYVAAITSSVSLLEVPVSSLMDRLGWSRSRSVWLMVLLIAVIGLPSCLDVAVLERMDALFGGVCLIAGGLLLALLLGWQVPDRFRTDLLESGSSPDLVRLLRWALRWISVPAISLGLLISIIDLAKSWSGAGA, from the coding sequence ATGACCTCCGGCGATCGCGGTCATCCCCCTGAGCAGTGGGGGTCCTCCCTGGGGTTTGTCCTGGCCGCGGCGGGCAGTGCCGTCGGCCTGGGCAACCTCTGGGGCTTTGCCTACCGCGCCTCCCAGGGGGGCGGCGCGGCGTTCGTCGTTCTCTATCTGCTGATCGTTGCGGTGGTCTGTCTGCCGGTCTTGGTGGCCGAGATGGTCCTGGGGCGCAGCACGGGCCATGCCCCCCTTCTGGCGCCGATCACCGCCGGCGGTCGCCGCTGGGCCCCGCTGGGTTGGCTGTTCATGGCCGCCGCGATCGGGATCCTGAGCTACTACGCCGTCTTGATGGGCTGGACCGGCCGCAGCCTGATCCATGCCTTGAGTGCGCCGCTTCCCGCCGACATTCCCGCGGCTGAGCGCTTCTTCGCCGGCATCAGCAGCGGCGGCGACGCCGTGCTCGGGCACCTGATCAGCCTGGCCCTGACCGGGGTGGTGGTGGCGGCGGGCATCAAGGCCGGCATTGAGCGCCTGACCCGCTGGGCGATGCCCCTGCTCTTCCTGCTGCTGCTGGCCTTGGTGATCTGGGCGGCCTTCCTGCCTGGAGCGCACGAGGGCTACAACGGCTTCCTGCTGCGTTGGGACGCCAGCAAGCTCACGGATCTGACCACGATCCGCAACGCCTTCACCCAGGCCTTCTTCTCGATCGGCACCGGCATTGGCGCGATCTTGGCCTACTCCACCTACCTCAATCGCCGCAGTGGGATTCCCGGTGAGGCGGTGGCGGTGGTCGGCATGGACACCGCCGTTGGCCTGATGGCCGGCTGCATCACCTTCCCGCTGGTGGCCAGCTTTGGCCTGGTGGATGTGGTGAGCAGCAGCACCGTGGGCACCCTCTTCATCAGCCTCCCCACCGGTTTGGCCTCCCTCGGCGGCGCCGGTCGGGTGGTGGCCGCACTGTTTTTCCTGTTGGCCTATGTGGCCGCGATCACCTCGTCGGTCTCGCTGCTGGAGGTGCCGGTGAGTTCGCTGATGGATCGCCTCGGTTGGAGCCGCTCCCGCTCGGTCTGGCTGATGGTGCTGCTGATTGCTGTGATCGGCCTGCCCTCCTGCCTGGATGTCGCGGTGCTCGAGCGGATGGATGCCCTCTTCGGTGGCGTCTGCCTGATCGCCGGTGGCCTGCTGCTGGCCCTGCTGTTGGGCTGGCAGGTGCCCGATCGCTTCCGCACGGATCTGCTCGAGTCGGGGTCCTCGCCGGATCTGGTGCGGCTGCTGCGCTGGGCCCTGCGCTGGATCTCCGTGCCGGCCATCAGCCTGGGCCTGCTGATCTCGATCATTGACCTGGCCAAGAGCTGGAGCGGCGCTGGCGCTTAA
- a CDS encoding ferredoxin gives MIQHHLLLCATPAKALCSPDPAVGVESWNTLKRLVRDWGLEDPSRADGIVLRSKADCLRICAEGPVLLIWPEGIVYGGVSAERIERILREHVIGGAPIEEWIVKRMPFQSSKA, from the coding sequence TTGATTCAGCACCATCTGCTGCTGTGCGCGACCCCGGCCAAGGCACTCTGCAGCCCTGATCCCGCCGTTGGCGTTGAAAGCTGGAACACCCTCAAGCGGCTGGTGCGGGACTGGGGGCTGGAAGACCCGTCCCGGGCGGACGGGATCGTGCTGCGCAGCAAGGCGGACTGCCTGCGGATCTGCGCCGAAGGCCCGGTGCTGTTGATCTGGCCCGAGGGGATCGTCTACGGCGGTGTCAGCGCTGAGCGGATCGAGCGGATCCTGAGGGAGCACGTCATCGGCGGCGCGCCGATCGAGGAGTGGATCGTGAAACGGATGCCGTTTCAGTCCAGCAAGGCCTGA
- a CDS encoding 1-deoxy-D-xylulose-5-phosphate reductoisomerase: MKALSVLGSTGSIGTQTLEIVEEFPDRFRVVALTAGNNLELLVRQIQKHAPEVVALADEAKLPALQERLQSLAPSERPAKMPELVGGSDGLCTAAAWSTADLVVTGIVGCAGLLPTLAAIRAGKDLALANKETLIAAGPVVLPELAKSGSRLLPADSEHSAIFQCLQGTPWADTARLSTGVPTPGLRRIQLTASGGAFRDWDAADLHKATVADATSHPNWSMGRKITVDSASLMNKGLEVIEAHYLFGLDYDHIEIVIHPQSIIHSMVELADSSVLGQLGWPDMKLPILYCLSWPERLETPWRRLDLTEVGQLTFRKPDPAKYPCMELAYAAGRAGGTMPAVMNAANEQAVALFLEERIHFLDIPKLIDRVCDRHKADLTAHPSLDDVLAVDAWSRQAVREAAAVSV, translated from the coding sequence GTGAAAGCCCTCTCCGTGCTCGGCTCCACTGGATCCATCGGCACCCAAACCCTGGAGATCGTCGAGGAATTCCCGGATCGCTTCCGGGTCGTCGCCCTGACGGCCGGCAACAACCTCGAGCTGCTCGTTCGTCAGATCCAGAAGCACGCCCCCGAGGTGGTGGCCCTAGCAGATGAGGCCAAGCTCCCCGCGCTGCAGGAGCGCCTGCAGTCCCTGGCCCCGAGCGAACGGCCCGCAAAAATGCCGGAGCTGGTGGGTGGCTCCGATGGGCTCTGCACTGCCGCGGCCTGGTCTACGGCAGATCTGGTCGTCACCGGCATCGTCGGCTGCGCCGGCCTGCTGCCCACCCTGGCCGCGATCCGCGCCGGCAAGGACTTAGCCCTGGCCAACAAGGAAACCCTGATCGCCGCCGGTCCGGTGGTGCTGCCGGAACTGGCCAAGAGCGGCTCACGCCTACTGCCGGCGGACTCCGAGCACTCCGCGATCTTCCAGTGCCTGCAGGGCACCCCCTGGGCCGACACCGCCCGCCTCTCCACCGGGGTGCCCACGCCGGGGCTGCGCCGGATCCAACTGACCGCCAGCGGCGGCGCCTTCCGCGATTGGGACGCGGCCGATCTGCACAAGGCCACCGTGGCCGATGCCACCAGCCATCCCAACTGGAGCATGGGGCGCAAGATCACGGTGGACTCGGCCTCCTTGATGAACAAGGGTCTGGAGGTGATCGAGGCCCACTACCTCTTCGGCCTGGACTACGACCACATCGAAATCGTCATCCACCCGCAATCGATCATCCACTCGATGGTGGAGCTCGCCGACTCTTCGGTACTGGGTCAGCTGGGTTGGCCGGACATGAAGCTGCCGATCCTCTACTGCCTGAGCTGGCCGGAGCGCCTCGAGACCCCCTGGCGCCGCCTGGATCTGACGGAAGTGGGCCAACTGACCTTCCGCAAGCCCGACCCCGCCAAGTACCCCTGCATGGAGCTGGCCTATGCCGCCGGCCGCGCAGGGGGAACAATGCCCGCGGTGATGAACGCCGCCAATGAACAGGCCGTGGCGCTCTTCCTCGAGGAGCGGATTCACTTCCTGGACATTCCGAAATTGATCGACAGGGTTTGTGATCGCCACAAGGCCGACCTGACGGCCCACCCCTCCCTGGACGATGTGCTCGCGGTCGACGCCTGGTCCCGTCAGGCGGTGCGTGAGGCTGCAGCCGTCTCGGTTTGA